Proteins found in one Aneurinibacillus uraniidurans genomic segment:
- a CDS encoding carboxymuconolactone decarboxylase family protein, whose amino-acid sequence MESRRYQDGLAVFEKMTGKDGIVILEHIRELYPDMAHLIVTNAFGDIYTRPGLDLKQREIVTLSSLITQGAMDQLPVHVSAALNVGLTPKEIVEIVIQCTVYAGFPKALSALHIVMDVCKEHSICIEM is encoded by the coding sequence ATGGAAAGTAGACGCTATCAAGATGGCCTAGCAGTTTTTGAGAAAATGACTGGAAAGGATGGAATAGTCATACTAGAACACATACGTGAGTTATATCCAGACATGGCTCATCTTATCGTTACGAACGCATTTGGTGATATTTATACAAGACCAGGTTTAGATTTAAAGCAAAGAGAAATTGTTACCCTGTCTTCTCTTATTACACAGGGGGCAATGGATCAGCTGCCTGTCCATGTAAGCGCAGCACTCAATGTAGGATTAACTCCAAAAGAAATAGTGGAGATTGTTATCCAATGTACTGTTTATGCTGGATTTCCAAAAGCATTGAGCGCTTTACATATAGTGATGGATGTATGTAAAGAGCATTCTATATGTATAGAAATGTAG
- a CDS encoding aminopeptidase, with product MNSLEQNLEKYAALAVHTGVSVQKGQTLVINAPLSAAEFVRQIASKAYEAGAKNVHLEWNDENLTRIKYEKAPDEAFTEFPMWKAKGLEEMAEGGAAFLTIYAPNPELLKGIDPARISASNKASAMALEKYRSYLMADKACWCLISIPTEAWAAKVFPDLDTEQAMEKLWDVIFQVTRVHTDDPIETWSQHNASLEKWVTYLNDKRYKQLIYEAPGTNLTIDLVENHIWVGGGAVSQDGVRFNPNMPTEEVFTMPHKDGVNGTVRSTKPLNYAGNVIDNFTLTFEKGKVVAYTAETGYDTLKHLLETDEGALRLGEVALVPHDSPISNSNLIFYNTLFDENASCHLAIGSAYPTNVQNGAKLSEDELKELGANKSLVHVDFMIGSAALNIDGVKADGKREAIFRNGNWAVE from the coding sequence ATGAATTCATTGGAACAAAACTTAGAAAAGTACGCGGCGCTCGCTGTTCATACGGGAGTTTCGGTACAAAAAGGACAGACGCTCGTCATTAATGCTCCGCTATCTGCGGCTGAATTCGTTCGCCAGATTGCATCAAAAGCATACGAAGCGGGAGCTAAGAATGTTCATCTCGAATGGAACGATGAAAACCTGACTCGTATCAAGTATGAAAAAGCTCCGGATGAAGCCTTTACCGAGTTTCCAATGTGGAAAGCAAAAGGGCTGGAAGAGATGGCTGAAGGTGGTGCGGCGTTTCTCACTATTTACGCCCCAAATCCAGAACTGCTCAAAGGCATCGATCCAGCTCGTATCTCGGCTTCGAATAAAGCGAGTGCAATGGCGCTGGAGAAATACCGGAGCTATCTAATGGCAGATAAGGCATGCTGGTGCCTAATCTCGATTCCAACCGAAGCTTGGGCGGCAAAAGTGTTCCCCGATTTGGATACGGAGCAGGCGATGGAAAAGTTGTGGGATGTAATATTCCAGGTGACGCGTGTACATACAGACGATCCGATCGAGACGTGGAGCCAGCATAATGCCAGCCTGGAGAAATGGGTCACGTATTTGAATGACAAACGGTATAAGCAGCTGATCTACGAAGCGCCGGGCACGAACCTGACAATTGATCTAGTCGAAAATCATATCTGGGTCGGCGGAGGAGCTGTGAGTCAGGACGGAGTACGGTTCAATCCGAACATGCCGACTGAGGAAGTATTTACGATGCCGCATAAAGATGGGGTAAATGGCACGGTCCGCAGTACGAAGCCGCTGAATTATGCCGGTAATGTGATTGATAATTTTACACTGACGTTTGAAAAAGGAAAAGTAGTCGCGTATACAGCCGAAACCGGATATGACACACTGAAGCACCTATTAGAGACAGATGAAGGTGCCCTGCGGCTCGGGGAAGTTGCACTTGTACCACATGACTCGCCGATTTCGAATTCGAATCTGATTTTTTATAACACGCTGTTTGATGAAAATGCGTCTTGTCATCTAGCTATCGGAAGCGCTTATCCAACTAATGTACAGAATGGGGCGAAGCTGTCGGAAGACGAGTTGAAGGAGCTTGGCGCGAATAAAAGTCTTGTGCATGTCGATTTTATGATCGGTTCAGCTGCGCTCAATATTGATGGTGTGAAAGCCGATGGAAAGCGGGAAGCGATTTTCCGTAACGGAAACTGGGCGGTGGAATAA
- a CDS encoding pyrimidine/purine nucleoside phosphorylase, which yields MTTFENVRIAKEANIYFDGKVTSRNVLFADGTKKTLGIMMPGEYEFSTSLKEEMDITAGKLEYKLNGQDWQTIDGSGVFYVPANESFQLKVHTVVDYCCSYLAE from the coding sequence ATGACGACTTTTGAAAACGTGCGTATCGCAAAAGAAGCAAACATTTATTTTGACGGGAAAGTGACAAGCCGAAACGTTCTGTTTGCAGACGGCACGAAAAAAACACTGGGCATTATGATGCCGGGAGAGTATGAGTTTTCTACTTCACTTAAAGAAGAAATGGACATCACAGCAGGGAAACTCGAATATAAACTAAACGGTCAGGATTGGCAAACGATTGACGGAAGCGGCGTATTTTATGTCCCTGCTAACGAAAGCTTTCAACTGAAAGTACATACTGTTGTTGATTACTGCTGCTCATACTTAGCAGAGTAA
- a CDS encoding ATP-binding protein gives MINQENLYIQISKQNCVSMGLDPHGIPHPSIISNMDLKQRKKQYDEILSTINFFAKKMLFFVKKQPLVFIVTDDNATVLDMYGDEAIIHLVKQMGVSVGIQFNEEEMGTNSINLALGQNHPVKVIGSEHYHHHLSYAACYTIPFTYNNFNNLKGSLTIFTDTENANDIYLGMLSAIVDSVERELLLRKKNQQLFLLNQIMMKKTKNGIILTDSEGYIIDINHYIERITERKRNDLIGLPVTAIKFLAEYMYDTLQHEHIHEDIVIEFQEGTQQQKTIYLLDTLPIYDEKSALSGAYCQIRDITDMKNLEKKVITSEKFSVIGKLAAGFAHEIRNPLTSIAGFIHLLKETLKQDDKHIYYLSIIQSELDRVKKLVTNFIVAAKPDTPMKRECDIQNIIIEIVTLMESHALLCNVTIECSMPTEPIFLYIDAMQIKQVIMNLIQNSIEAMSDGGSILISIAETSDHNVAITIQDNGCGMTESELNQIMNPFFTTKEDGLGLGLSISYQIIESHKGSLHVFSEKGKGTTFTVILPKTIEKE, from the coding sequence ATGATTAATCAAGAAAATCTTTACATACAAATATCAAAACAAAACTGTGTAAGCATGGGTCTCGATCCACATGGAATTCCTCATCCCTCAATAATCTCCAATATGGATCTTAAACAAAGAAAGAAACAGTATGACGAAATTCTTTCGACTATTAACTTTTTTGCTAAAAAAATGCTTTTTTTTGTAAAAAAACAACCTCTTGTATTCATTGTCACCGATGACAATGCAACTGTTCTTGATATGTATGGCGACGAAGCCATTATACATTTAGTAAAACAAATGGGGGTTAGTGTAGGAATTCAGTTTAATGAGGAAGAAATGGGAACAAATTCGATTAATTTAGCTTTAGGACAAAACCATCCTGTTAAAGTCATCGGTTCTGAGCATTACCATCATCATCTCAGCTATGCTGCCTGTTACACAATTCCTTTCACTTATAATAATTTCAACAATTTAAAAGGCTCATTAACTATTTTCACTGATACAGAAAATGCAAATGATATTTATCTAGGAATGCTTTCAGCTATAGTAGATTCTGTAGAACGCGAACTACTTTTACGAAAAAAAAATCAACAGCTATTCTTGTTAAATCAAATCATGATGAAAAAAACAAAGAATGGAATCATTTTGACTGATAGTGAAGGGTATATCATTGATATAAATCATTACATAGAAAGAATAACGGAACGTAAACGAAATGATCTGATAGGACTTCCTGTTACAGCTATCAAGTTTCTTGCAGAGTATATGTATGATACTTTACAACATGAACATATTCATGAAGATATTGTTATTGAATTTCAAGAAGGCACACAACAGCAAAAAACAATTTATCTCTTAGACACACTACCTATTTATGATGAAAAAAGTGCGTTAAGCGGAGCATACTGTCAAATTAGAGATATAACCGATATGAAAAACCTTGAAAAGAAAGTTATTACTTCTGAAAAGTTTTCCGTAATCGGAAAACTAGCAGCAGGCTTTGCACATGAAATACGAAATCCCTTAACCTCAATTGCAGGTTTCATTCATTTACTGAAAGAAACGCTTAAGCAAGATGATAAACACATCTATTATTTAAGTATTATTCAAAGCGAACTAGATCGTGTTAAAAAACTGGTTACAAACTTTATAGTAGCAGCTAAACCTGATACACCTATGAAAAGGGAGTGTGATATCCAAAATATAATCATAGAAATCGTTACACTGATGGAAAGCCATGCTTTATTGTGTAACGTTACAATCGAATGCAGCATGCCCACCGAACCGATTTTTCTATACATTGATGCCATGCAAATTAAGCAGGTTATTATGAATTTGATTCAGAATTCAATTGAAGCTATGTCGGATGGTGGATCCATACTGATTAGTATAGCTGAAACAAGTGATCACAACGTCGCAATCACGATCCAGGATAATGGCTGTGGAATGACCGAATCTGAATTAAATCAAATTATGAACCCATTTTTCACCACAAAAGAAGACGGACTAGGATTAGGTCTATCTATTTCCTATCAAATTATCGAAAGTCATAAAGGTTCTCTGCATGTTTTTTCAGAAAAAGGAAAAGGTACAACTTTTACTGTTATTCTTCCTAAAACTATCGAAAAGGAATGA
- a CDS encoding FAD-dependent oxidoreductase, which produces MNENHSTKTTLPQFPEPYWRIGTTLSPFPKLDHNIQVETAIIGGGISGITTAYLLAKEGVKVAIIDAGTLLNGTTGHTTAKITAQHDLIYHEFMQTIGKERAALYYEANHHALNFIKSTVAEHKIECDLTEEDAYIYTNSDEYVSKLHDEFTAYQELGIDGEYVQSIPLSIPIKAAIVMKKQAQFHPVAYLSRLVQFIIDAGGSLYENTPAVNIEEGLQTKVITKDGHTVTCNNAIICSHFPFYDGSGFYFSRMYAEKSYVLGIKTKQDYPGGMYLSAENPKRSLRYTMMNGEKLVLVGGESHKTGQGICTIKHYEAIQAFGEQVFGIKEIPYRWSTQDLTTLDKIPYIGPLTSGNQSVFVATGYRKWGMTNGTVAALLLKDLIMQQENPYAELYSPYRLTVNPSFKNFFIQNADVAKHLVAGKLGMVFTKPEELSNDEGAVVTVNGERAGAYKDQDGKLHLVDTTCTHMGCEIEWNAGDRTWDCPCHGSRFSIDGDVIEGPAEKPLKKVEEE; this is translated from the coding sequence ATGAACGAAAATCATTCAACAAAAACTACGCTACCACAGTTTCCAGAACCGTATTGGAGAATCGGGACTACTCTATCTCCTTTCCCGAAACTCGATCACAATATACAAGTAGAGACCGCAATCATCGGAGGTGGAATCTCCGGGATTACAACCGCCTACTTGCTGGCGAAAGAAGGAGTAAAAGTTGCAATTATCGACGCAGGTACACTCCTCAATGGAACAACTGGCCATACTACCGCGAAAATAACCGCTCAGCATGATCTCATTTATCATGAGTTTATGCAAACGATCGGGAAAGAACGGGCTGCCCTTTATTATGAAGCCAATCATCATGCACTCAACTTCATAAAAAGTACCGTAGCTGAACATAAAATCGAATGTGACCTGACTGAGGAAGATGCCTACATCTATACAAACTCCGATGAATACGTAAGCAAGTTACACGACGAGTTTACGGCGTATCAAGAACTCGGGATCGACGGTGAATATGTACAATCAATTCCGCTCTCGATTCCAATAAAAGCTGCAATCGTCATGAAAAAGCAGGCCCAGTTTCATCCCGTTGCGTACTTATCCAGACTTGTCCAATTTATCATAGACGCAGGCGGCTCCCTGTATGAAAACACGCCAGCTGTAAATATTGAAGAAGGATTACAAACCAAAGTTATCACCAAAGATGGACATACGGTTACGTGTAACAACGCAATCATCTGCTCACACTTCCCGTTCTATGATGGAAGTGGTTTTTACTTCTCACGGATGTATGCCGAAAAATCATACGTACTCGGAATTAAAACCAAACAGGACTATCCCGGTGGCATGTATCTAAGCGCAGAAAATCCGAAGCGTTCTCTTCGCTACACGATGATGAACGGAGAAAAGCTCGTACTAGTAGGCGGCGAAAGTCATAAAACCGGACAAGGAATCTGCACGATCAAACATTATGAAGCGATACAGGCTTTTGGTGAACAAGTATTCGGCATAAAAGAAATTCCATATCGATGGTCCACGCAAGACTTGACTACTCTCGATAAAATTCCGTATATCGGGCCGCTTACTTCCGGTAATCAGAGTGTTTTTGTTGCAACTGGATACCGAAAATGGGGAATGACGAACGGAACGGTTGCTGCACTACTTCTTAAAGATTTAATCATGCAGCAGGAGAATCCGTATGCTGAGCTTTATTCCCCATACAGACTTACCGTTAACCCAAGCTTTAAAAACTTCTTCATCCAAAATGCTGATGTCGCTAAACATTTAGTGGCCGGTAAACTAGGAATGGTCTTTACAAAACCAGAAGAATTGTCTAACGATGAAGGGGCCGTTGTGACAGTGAACGGCGAACGAGCAGGGGCTTATAAAGACCAAGACGGAAAACTCCACCTTGTCGATACGACCTGTACGCATATGGGGTGTGAAATAGAATGGAATGCTGGAGACCGGACATGGGACTGCCCTTGCCATGGATCAAGATTTTCGATCGATGGCGATGTAATCGAAGGCCCAGCGGAGAAACCACTAAAAAAAGTGGAAGAAGAATAA
- a CDS encoding (deoxy)nucleoside triphosphate pyrophosphohydrolase: MKKVDVVGAVLVNENNEILCALRSQAMSLPGMWEFPGGKIEAGESPQAALKREIKEELGIEITVGEIIADVTYEYATVMVRLLTYYAKMIDSEAVPVAAEHEKLEWLGRDKLAKLKWAPADIPTVERI, translated from the coding sequence ATGAAAAAAGTAGATGTAGTTGGAGCCGTACTTGTTAACGAGAACAATGAGATTTTGTGTGCGCTTCGTTCGCAAGCAATGTCATTGCCCGGAATGTGGGAGTTTCCTGGTGGAAAGATTGAAGCGGGAGAAAGTCCGCAAGCTGCGCTAAAGCGAGAAATCAAGGAAGAGCTTGGGATCGAGATTACTGTAGGCGAGATTATTGCCGATGTGACATATGAATACGCAACTGTTATGGTACGGCTGTTAACGTATTATGCGAAAATGATCGATAGCGAAGCGGTGCCGGTTGCTGCGGAACATGAAAAACTGGAATGGCTCGGACGGGATAAGCTTGCGAAGCTGAAATGGGCACCGGCAGATATTCCAACTGTAGAGAGAATCTAG